Proteins encoded within one genomic window of Hahella chejuensis KCTC 2396:
- a CDS encoding nuclear transport factor 2 family protein: MFIERDGKQIPVPPFTEASARAKVKMAEDAWNTCNPEVVALGYTEDSEWRNRAEFFQGRERIREFLTRKWERETRYKLMKELWCYQDNRISVRFEYEWYDAEAGQWMRTHGNEHWEFNEEGLMARRDMSANDYAVSPSELRYAVAG; encoded by the coding sequence ATGTTTATTGAAAGAGACGGCAAGCAGATTCCAGTTCCTCCTTTTACCGAAGCGTCCGCCCGCGCCAAGGTCAAAATGGCGGAAGACGCCTGGAACACCTGTAATCCAGAGGTGGTTGCATTGGGATATACGGAGGATTCGGAGTGGCGTAATCGCGCTGAATTTTTCCAGGGACGTGAGCGCATACGTGAGTTCTTGACCCGTAAGTGGGAGCGTGAAACCCGTTACAAACTGATGAAGGAATTATGGTGTTATCAGGACAACCGCATTTCCGTGCGCTTTGAATATGAGTGGTATGACGCGGAGGCGGGGCAGTGGATGCGCACCCATGGTAATGAGCATTGGGAGTTCAACGAAGAGGGACTGATGGCGCGGCGCGATATGAGCGCCAATGATTACGCCGTCAGTCCCTCAGAGCTGCGTTACGCAGTGGCCGGCTGA
- a CDS encoding TetR/AcrR family transcriptional regulator: MKVSAREKIIESAYRLFYKQGLRATQVDQVIQESEVAKRTFYKHFPSKQDVVMDALQERHTRWLQWFTDKVEALNTPGKERVLGIFDALREWFDDPAFRGCAFLNVTAEIYDAQEPERELARRHKQDMDGKVAQWLKQAGVEDAALARQIGLLIDGAIIRAQCFGDPDYAQTARALCAAILRA; this comes from the coding sequence ATGAAAGTTTCAGCACGTGAAAAAATTATCGAAAGCGCCTACCGCCTGTTTTATAAGCAAGGGCTTCGCGCCACTCAGGTGGATCAGGTGATTCAGGAATCCGAGGTGGCCAAACGCACCTTCTACAAGCATTTCCCCAGCAAGCAGGATGTGGTGATGGACGCCTTGCAGGAGCGTCACACTCGCTGGCTGCAATGGTTTACCGATAAAGTGGAAGCGCTCAACACGCCGGGTAAAGAGCGAGTGCTAGGCATCTTTGACGCTTTACGGGAATGGTTCGACGATCCTGCGTTTCGCGGCTGCGCATTTTTGAATGTGACGGCGGAAATCTATGACGCGCAGGAGCCGGAACGGGAGTTGGCGCGGCGACATAAGCAGGACATGGATGGGAAAGTCGCCCAATGGCTAAAGCAAGCGGGAGTGGAGGATGCGGCGCTGGCGCGACAAATCGGTCTGTTGATCGATGGCGCTATCATTCGCGCCCAGTGTTTTGGCGACCCGGATTACGCTCAGACGGCGCGAGCTTTATGCGCGGCAATATTGCGCGCTTGA
- a CDS encoding NINE protein — protein MSELKFDVVLLGQCQQGMNPDDVINKLAALFRTDVDKVEKMMVKSRHVIKKGVDGATAKKYKTAIEQAGGVCELVKSAAAPVQKEPPMRAAPASKSAAPRPVAPKPAAAQAATNAAVNNAYRAPAAPVVRDQIVYCRQCGAHISATLTECPHCHAKQTPTSSKSKVTAGLLAFFLGGLGVHRFYLGQWWGIFYMLFWFTWIPSLVSLIEAIVFFASSEDRWQEKYGQVRGGGAAMVAAAVVGLFVMVAFIGILAAVAIPAYQDYVTRSQVQTSMPFVKENQDKVSAFIQRTGFYPNQNLDAGLPEELRDKVASIQLQQNARMVVTYDIKSLRENNTIDWIPAERNGQIEWTCMEGSMPDQYRPTICRGGSHTSSGDRRVSAASEALDKVLRSADGRLSLSVPGRWKKMDDLNEEASLGGGNLFDDAYALILEESRVDFEDGYTLTDYSDLIVSLMQESLENPRTLGEWRPVEINGLPARQVALTGATGGVKVTYLITTVMGDAHFYQVLGWTLASRYDSKSEVLQAVAASFKERKNSGPVAN, from the coding sequence GTGTCTGAATTAAAATTCGATGTTGTTTTATTGGGGCAGTGCCAACAGGGCATGAACCCAGATGATGTAATAAACAAACTGGCCGCCTTGTTCAGGACGGATGTGGACAAGGTGGAAAAAATGATGGTGAAAAGCCGTCATGTGATCAAGAAAGGCGTCGACGGCGCTACCGCCAAGAAATATAAAACGGCGATAGAGCAAGCCGGCGGCGTGTGTGAACTGGTCAAGAGCGCGGCGGCGCCGGTGCAAAAAGAGCCGCCCATGCGCGCAGCGCCTGCGTCTAAATCTGCAGCGCCCAGGCCCGTCGCTCCCAAACCCGCTGCGGCGCAAGCAGCTACCAATGCCGCCGTAAATAACGCCTACCGTGCGCCTGCGGCGCCGGTAGTAAGAGATCAAATCGTATACTGCCGCCAGTGCGGCGCGCATATTTCCGCGACCTTGACGGAGTGTCCTCATTGTCACGCCAAACAAACCCCTACCAGCTCAAAAAGCAAAGTGACGGCGGGGCTGCTGGCGTTTTTCCTGGGCGGGCTGGGCGTACACCGGTTCTATCTGGGCCAATGGTGGGGCATTTTCTATATGTTGTTCTGGTTTACCTGGATTCCCAGCCTGGTGTCGTTGATTGAGGCGATTGTTTTTTTTGCGTCGTCGGAAGACAGATGGCAGGAAAAATACGGTCAGGTTCGCGGCGGCGGCGCGGCTATGGTTGCCGCTGCGGTTGTCGGGTTATTTGTAATGGTGGCCTTTATCGGCATCTTGGCGGCGGTAGCGATTCCCGCCTACCAGGACTATGTGACGCGGTCTCAAGTCCAGACCTCTATGCCGTTTGTTAAGGAAAACCAGGACAAAGTCAGCGCTTTTATCCAGCGTACGGGCTTCTATCCCAACCAGAACCTGGATGCGGGGTTGCCTGAGGAACTGCGCGATAAAGTCGCCAGTATTCAGCTGCAACAAAACGCCCGCATGGTCGTGACATATGACATCAAAAGCCTGCGCGAAAATAACACCATTGACTGGATTCCCGCAGAAAGGAATGGACAGATTGAATGGACCTGTATGGAAGGTTCTATGCCGGATCAATACCGCCCGACTATATGTCGGGGCGGAAGCCACACCAGCAGCGGAGACCGGCGCGTCTCCGCCGCGTCGGAGGCATTGGACAAGGTGTTGCGCAGCGCTGACGGACGTTTGTCCCTCAGCGTGCCCGGACGCTGGAAGAAAATGGATGACCTGAATGAAGAAGCGTCTCTGGGGGGCGGCAATTTGTTCGATGACGCCTATGCGCTGATTCTGGAAGAGTCCCGCGTTGATTTTGAAGACGGCTACACATTGACGGACTATTCCGACCTCATTGTGTCCCTGATGCAGGAATCTCTGGAAAATCCCCGCACGCTGGGAGAATGGCGTCCGGTTGAAATCAATGGTCTGCCTGCGCGCCAGGTGGCGCTGACCGGCGCCACCGGCGGCGTCAAAGTGACCTATCTGATCACCACAGTGATGGGCGACGCCCACTTTTACCAGGTGCTGGGCTGGACGCTGGCGTCCCGCTACGACAGTAAAAGCGAGGTGCTGCAAGCCGTGGCGGCCAGCTTCAAGGAGCGCAAGAATAGCGGCCCGGTGGCCAACTGA
- the ggt gene encoding gamma-glutamyltransferase, translating into MLSETKKITDARLFGFKSLVSILSKPFLLTLTLTVAAPTHAEFILEGDRSVPTEAHHGMVATSHTLATEEALKVLKNGGNAIDAAVTAAFALAVTQPRSGNIGGGGFMLISSESRNEVIAIDYREKAPAAASRDMYLNKDGEADSNLSRFSHKAAGVPGTVAGLAMALEKYGTISLQEALAPAIRLADEGFIVTPRFSHGVKDSAERLRKWDSSRKIFFKQDGSFYEPGDRFIQKDLAATLKRISEQGVKGFYEGETAKLIVEEMKRGGGLITLEDLKSYQPVVREPVHGTYRGFDIYSMSPPSSGGIHVIQILNILEGYPIGYLGHNSAQTIHLMSEAMKRAYADRSKYLGDPDFVEVPQKGLMSKDYAAKQRKDIPMNRATPSATLAPDNPLPYESNETTHFSVADNKGNAVSTTYTINFSYGSHIVVDGAGFLLNNEMDDFSAKPGVPNAYGLLGGEANKIEGNKRMLSSMSPTIVKNKGKNFLITGSPGGSRIITTTLQVIMNVIDHRLNIQAAVNAPRIHHQWSPDEIRVEEGLSPDTVKLLEGMGHAVNQKAAMGASQSILIDEHGVFFGAADPRRSTSSAMGF; encoded by the coding sequence ATGCTAAGCGAAACAAAAAAAATAACCGACGCTCGACTTTTTGGCTTCAAGTCTCTCGTATCCATCCTCTCGAAACCCTTCCTGCTCACCCTGACCCTGACAGTCGCGGCGCCGACCCACGCCGAATTCATTCTGGAGGGAGACCGCAGCGTCCCTACGGAGGCGCATCACGGCATGGTGGCCACCAGTCATACTCTGGCGACGGAAGAAGCATTGAAAGTGCTGAAAAACGGCGGCAACGCCATTGACGCCGCGGTAACCGCCGCCTTCGCCCTGGCGGTGACGCAACCCCGTTCCGGCAATATTGGCGGCGGCGGCTTCATGCTGATCTCCTCGGAGAGCCGCAATGAAGTGATCGCCATCGATTACCGGGAAAAAGCGCCGGCGGCCGCCTCCCGGGATATGTACCTGAACAAGGACGGCGAGGCGGACAGCAATCTGAGCCGCTTCTCACACAAAGCCGCAGGCGTGCCCGGCACAGTGGCGGGATTGGCCATGGCGCTGGAGAAATACGGCACGATCTCGTTACAGGAGGCTTTGGCACCGGCGATCCGACTGGCGGATGAGGGCTTTATCGTTACGCCCCGTTTCAGTCATGGGGTGAAAGACAGTGCGGAAAGGCTGCGTAAATGGGATTCTTCCCGCAAAATTTTCTTCAAACAGGACGGTTCTTTTTATGAACCCGGCGACCGCTTTATTCAAAAAGATCTGGCGGCGACCCTGAAACGCATTTCCGAGCAAGGCGTTAAAGGCTTTTACGAAGGCGAAACCGCCAAGCTGATTGTGGAAGAAATGAAGCGCGGCGGCGGACTGATTACGCTGGAAGACCTGAAGAGCTATCAGCCAGTCGTGCGTGAGCCTGTGCACGGTACTTATCGCGGCTTTGACATTTATTCCATGAGTCCGCCCAGTTCCGGCGGTATTCATGTGATTCAGATTCTGAACATACTGGAAGGTTATCCAATCGGCTACCTCGGACATAACTCCGCACAAACGATTCATCTGATGTCGGAAGCTATGAAGCGGGCTTATGCGGACCGCTCCAAGTACCTGGGCGATCCCGATTTTGTGGAAGTGCCGCAAAAAGGGCTGATGTCCAAAGACTACGCGGCGAAGCAGCGCAAAGACATCCCCATGAACCGCGCTACGCCCAGCGCCACGCTGGCGCCGGACAACCCCCTGCCTTATGAAAGCAATGAGACCACGCACTTCTCCGTCGCCGACAACAAGGGCAATGCGGTGTCCACCACCTACACCATTAACTTCAGCTACGGATCGCACATTGTGGTCGACGGCGCGGGCTTCCTGCTCAACAACGAAATGGATGACTTCAGCGCCAAGCCGGGCGTGCCCAACGCTTATGGTTTGCTGGGCGGCGAGGCTAACAAGATCGAAGGCAATAAGCGCATGCTCAGCTCCATGTCGCCGACCATCGTGAAAAACAAAGGCAAGAACTTCCTGATTACCGGCAGCCCTGGCGGCTCGCGCATTATCACCACCACCTTGCAGGTGATCATGAATGTCATCGATCATCGCTTGAATATTCAGGCGGCGGTGAATGCGCCCCGTATACACCATCAATGGTCGCCGGATGAGATTCGCGTGGAAGAAGGGCTCAGCCCCGACACCGTCAAGCTGCTGGAGGGAATGGGGCACGCGGTGAACCAAAAGGCGGCCATGGGCGCCAGCCAGAGCATTCTCATTGATGAACACGGCGTGTTTTTCGGCGCCGCCGACCCTCGTCGCAGCACGTCATCCGCCATGGGTTTTTGA
- a CDS encoding AraC family transcriptional regulator: MRGHYVAVLIDLLVERGVDRAEFLKDCQLQEDELNADTLIDQRRLEQVTRLAAERVQETGIGLLVGRRLNVNTHGALGYAAMASASYEQALQLLVKYYRVQAPKAYFELRTRDGYYELACESSFTLPERPWVTTEFLISSIYTSTEFLLSGRMQGVEIHLSYAEPPHLELYREIFQAPVRFRQTFTGILIPFSVARQPLPSADPMAASLFTKRCESIQHDERDEQLPRRVKEMLYAGAGEFPSQTELASRLHMSVSTLHRKLAEQGAAYKALLAEVKKELALQHLRDSRLTVDEIAQLLGFSDASNFRRAFVGWTGETPSEFRKRSL, from the coding sequence ATGAGAGGTCATTACGTTGCAGTGCTGATCGACTTGTTAGTGGAGCGGGGCGTTGATCGCGCGGAATTTTTAAAGGATTGCCAGTTACAGGAAGACGAACTCAATGCGGACACCCTGATTGACCAACGGCGCCTGGAGCAGGTGACCCGTTTGGCGGCGGAGCGGGTGCAGGAGACCGGCATTGGTTTGCTGGTGGGGCGACGCCTGAACGTTAACACCCATGGCGCCCTGGGGTACGCCGCCATGGCCAGCGCCAGCTACGAACAGGCGCTGCAGTTGCTGGTGAAGTACTACAGGGTGCAGGCGCCCAAGGCGTATTTTGAATTGCGGACGCGCGACGGCTATTACGAACTGGCTTGCGAATCCAGTTTCACCCTGCCGGAGCGGCCTTGGGTGACCACGGAGTTTCTGATCAGCAGCATCTACACGTCGACGGAGTTTCTGCTGAGCGGGCGTATGCAGGGCGTGGAAATTCACCTCAGTTATGCGGAGCCGCCCCACCTGGAATTGTATCGTGAGATATTTCAGGCCCCGGTGCGGTTCCGACAGACGTTCACCGGCATTCTCATTCCTTTCAGCGTGGCGCGGCAGCCGCTGCCCTCGGCGGACCCCATGGCGGCGAGCCTGTTCACCAAGCGCTGCGAATCCATCCAGCATGACGAGCGGGACGAACAATTGCCCCGGCGGGTGAAAGAAATGTTGTACGCCGGCGCCGGCGAGTTTCCCAGTCAAACCGAACTTGCTTCACGACTGCACATGAGCGTGAGCACCCTGCACCGTAAACTGGCGGAGCAGGGCGCCGCCTACAAAGCGCTGCTGGCGGAAGTGAAGAAAGAGCTGGCGTTGCAGCACTTGCGGGACAGTCGTCTGACCGTGGATGAAATCGCGCAGTTACTGGGCTTCAGCGACGCTTCCAATTTCCGCCGCGCCTTCGTCGGCTGGACGGGCGAGACGCCCAGTGAATTTCGCAAGCGAAGCTTGTAG
- a CDS encoding metal-dependent hydrolase: protein MTMENTTAPRHSITGASDSRTPPEINVEPRNLSFDVDAELSTLWHGGDAFKTAFFNALSLQFPEGEHLFIKAVRDYRKQVKDPQLQQHIRGFIGQEGMHSREHARYNDALAQRGYNLDKMNARFHKHMEFVGGFKRSRRLAGTCAAEHYTAVLAHGVLKNPDWMAGASPTMQALWRWHAVEEIEHKSVAFDVYQSQVGLYRMRFVAFWIVTFQFFRFTFLNTCSMLKTEGKFWDLKTWLHGFNFLWGKPGVLRQSLPQFLRYLRRDFHPWQVDDREEVTRWLNNNQRPTEAA from the coding sequence ATGACAATGGAAAACACAACCGCCCCACGCCACTCCATCACCGGCGCGAGCGACAGCCGCACGCCGCCGGAAATCAACGTCGAACCACGCAATCTGAGCTTCGATGTGGATGCCGAATTAAGCACGCTGTGGCATGGCGGAGACGCATTTAAAACCGCGTTCTTCAATGCGCTCTCCCTGCAATTTCCCGAGGGCGAGCACCTGTTCATCAAGGCCGTGCGCGACTACCGCAAGCAAGTGAAAGATCCTCAGCTACAGCAGCATATTCGGGGGTTTATCGGGCAGGAAGGCATGCATAGCCGGGAGCACGCCCGCTACAACGACGCTCTGGCGCAACGCGGTTACAACCTGGACAAAATGAACGCCCGCTTTCACAAGCACATGGAGTTTGTCGGCGGATTCAAACGCAGTCGCCGTCTGGCGGGAACCTGCGCCGCCGAGCACTACACTGCCGTCCTGGCTCACGGCGTGCTGAAGAACCCGGACTGGATGGCCGGCGCCAGCCCAACCATGCAGGCGTTATGGCGCTGGCATGCGGTGGAGGAAATCGAGCATAAATCCGTGGCCTTCGATGTGTATCAAAGTCAGGTCGGCCTTTATCGGATGCGCTTCGTGGCGTTCTGGATCGTCACCTTCCAGTTCTTCCGTTTCACTTTCCTCAACACCTGCTCGATGCTGAAAACAGAAGGTAAATTCTGGGACCTGAAAACCTGGCTGCATGGATTTAATTTCCTGTGGGGCAAACCCGGCGTGCTACGCCAATCATTGCCCCAGTTTCTGCGCTATTTACGCCGCGACTTCCATCCCTGGCAAGTAGATGACCGGGAAGAAGTGACGCGCTGGCTCAACAATAATCAGCGCCCAACGGAGGCGGCCTGA
- a CDS encoding MarR family winged helix-turn-helix transcriptional regulator, whose amino-acid sequence MKLDDSLGFLLNKAAGEMKFALETALRPYDLTPGQWSVLARLRQNDGQKISELGKSLFFDRPTMSGIIRRLDVKGLILKVPDTSDQRAYRIHISAKGVELMGELPILAQDINARALHTFTPEEASQFKDYLRRVLKNMS is encoded by the coding sequence ATGAAATTAGATGACAGCCTGGGTTTTCTGCTCAACAAAGCCGCCGGGGAGATGAAATTCGCTCTGGAGACGGCGTTGCGTCCCTATGATCTGACACCAGGGCAGTGGTCAGTGCTGGCCCGATTGCGACAAAACGACGGGCAGAAAATCAGCGAGCTGGGAAAATCGCTGTTTTTCGATCGCCCCACCATGTCCGGCATCATCCGCCGGCTGGACGTAAAGGGGCTGATTCTGAAAGTCCCTGATACAAGCGATCAACGCGCTTATCGAATACATATCAGCGCCAAGGGCGTTGAGTTAATGGGCGAGTTGCCGATTCTGGCCCAGGACATCAATGCGCGGGCGTTGCATACGTTCACCCCCGAAGAAGCTTCCCAATTCAAAGACTACTTGCGGCGCGTTTTGAAAAACATGTCGTAG
- a CDS encoding cryptochrome/photolyase family protein yields the protein MPAHVHTLRLLLGDQLNAAHSWFRETDPGVLYVIAELPQEVDYVVHHVQKVCAFFAAMKSFADAIRKAGHEVLHLTLDDTQEFADLPTLLNHLCGRHQVRRFEYQRPDEYRLLQQMEQLKLGERIDIAQVDTEHFLLPFAEISDHFVRGEHLTMENFYRRMRKRFDILMQDGAPLGGKWNFDSENRNKIKAEQLAEIPDPLCFDNDVSVILERLRRYAVKTFGVAHERLLWPVTRRQALQLLQHFCERCLPQFGRFQDAMTDAVEAQWSLYHSRLSFALNTKMLYPMQVIRAALERYEQAEGDISLPQIEGFVRQILGWREYVRGVYWANMPEYMQSNALDAGRRLPHYFWDGDTHMRCVSKVVGQSLQYAYAHHIQRLMVTGNFCLLTGIDPDQVDQWYLGVYVDAIEWVEAPNTRGMSQFADGGLIATKPYVSGGAYIQRMSDYCKGCRYDVKARTGANACPFNSLYWRFIERHRELLQNNPRLAMIYRSWERFSQEQRREILAQAEDYLERIEAL from the coding sequence ATGCCCGCCCATGTTCATACGCTGAGGCTGTTGCTCGGCGATCAGCTCAACGCCGCCCACAGTTGGTTCCGGGAAACAGATCCGGGCGTACTTTACGTGATCGCGGAGCTGCCTCAGGAAGTCGATTATGTCGTGCATCATGTGCAGAAAGTCTGCGCATTCTTCGCCGCCATGAAATCGTTCGCCGACGCGATACGGAAAGCCGGTCATGAAGTGTTACATCTGACCCTGGATGACACGCAGGAGTTCGCCGACCTGCCGACGCTATTAAATCATCTGTGCGGGCGCCATCAAGTGCGCCGCTTCGAATACCAACGTCCAGACGAATACCGCCTGTTGCAGCAGATGGAACAGCTTAAGTTAGGGGAGAGAATTGACATCGCGCAGGTCGATACGGAGCATTTTCTGCTGCCTTTTGCGGAGATATCCGACCACTTTGTGCGCGGCGAGCACCTCACCATGGAGAACTTCTATCGGCGTATGCGCAAGCGCTTCGACATTCTGATGCAGGATGGGGCGCCGCTGGGGGGAAAGTGGAATTTTGACAGCGAAAATCGCAACAAAATCAAAGCGGAGCAGTTGGCGGAAATTCCCGACCCCCTGTGTTTCGACAACGATGTCAGCGTTATTCTCGAACGTTTGCGGCGATATGCGGTGAAGACCTTCGGCGTCGCCCATGAGCGCTTGCTGTGGCCGGTGACGCGACGCCAGGCGCTGCAATTGCTGCAACACTTCTGCGAACGATGTCTGCCCCAGTTCGGCCGCTTTCAGGATGCTATGACCGACGCCGTGGAGGCGCAATGGAGCTTGTATCACTCCCGGTTATCATTCGCTTTGAATACCAAAATGCTGTATCCCATGCAGGTGATCCGCGCGGCGCTGGAGCGTTATGAACAGGCTGAGGGCGACATCAGCCTGCCTCAAATCGAGGGCTTCGTGCGGCAGATTCTGGGTTGGCGTGAATACGTGCGTGGCGTGTATTGGGCGAATATGCCGGAGTATATGCAAAGCAACGCGCTCGACGCAGGACGACGCCTTCCCCATTATTTCTGGGACGGCGACACCCATATGCGCTGCGTCAGCAAGGTGGTGGGGCAGTCGCTGCAATACGCTTACGCCCATCATATTCAACGTCTAATGGTGACAGGCAATTTCTGTCTGCTGACCGGGATCGATCCAGACCAAGTGGATCAGTGGTATCTGGGTGTCTATGTGGACGCCATCGAATGGGTGGAAGCCCCCAACACCCGAGGCATGAGTCAGTTCGCCGACGGCGGACTGATCGCCACCAAACCCTATGTCAGCGGCGGCGCCTATATTCAGCGCATGAGCGATTACTGCAAGGGCTGCCGCTACGACGTGAAAGCCAGGACCGGCGCCAACGCCTGTCCCTTCAACAGCCTGTACTGGCGCTTTATAGAGCGGCATCGCGAGCTGCTCCAGAATAACCCCCGGCTCGCCATGATTTACCGGTCCTGGGAGCGTTTCTCGCAGGAACAGCGACGTGAGATCCTGGCGCAGGCGGAGGATTATCTGGAGCGGATCGAAGCCCTGTGA